A part of Bacteroidia bacterium genomic DNA contains:
- a CDS encoding TonB-dependent receptor, giving the protein MYSLLKGLRWLSLGLVFARLSTAYAQNLPAQPAPGDSVKTYEMPQVSIFQKSYGLFNHIPGSVGYLDKKIITRIQPLSGNEVFRKVPGIHVVDEEGLGLRANIGIRGLDPDRSRSVLILEDGVPVALSPYGEPEMYYTPAIDRMQGIEVLKGSGQILFGPQTIGGVINYITADPPESHAGSASVTGGEGGLFRGLFSYGNTSGNAGFKVNYLRKQAENVGPTAFRINDLSTKIKLKSGKSTLGLKLGYYDETSNSTYIGLTQTMYDRGGEDFVQMAPDDKLNIRRYSASLAHDYRINTRLSLKTIAFGYTTTRDWRRQDFSSNPLASNQTGVVWGDTSVAGGAIYMRDQNGHRNRAFEVAGTESQLTATFSTGSIQHKLQTGARYMFEKAFEQRVNGQKKDAASGKLVSDEIRTGNAISGYAQDKVYLTDNLSATGGVRFEYYDYTRNIIRSAEIDTSIIAENTISQLIPGIGLNYQAGNFITIFTGIHRGFAPPRVKDAISDNGVVYNLDPEQSWNSEAGLRLKIDNSFFAEVTGFYMQFSNQIIPVSESSGGTGAGLVNGGETRHMGVEMAFSVDIAPLLHLKDYYFGLNANITLMNATFRQDRFIQAGADRININGNRTPYSPNIFITTALSFESPHGWGMSLNGNYTGEQFSDELNTIMASPDGRTGVISDFYTIDGTIYYSLPRIPLVFRISGKNLTNERYIASRRPQGIRVGLPRYLSGGLEITF; this is encoded by the coding sequence ATGTATTCACTTCTTAAGGGACTCCGGTGGCTCAGTCTGGGGCTCGTATTTGCAAGGTTGTCAACCGCCTATGCTCAAAATCTTCCGGCGCAACCAGCTCCCGGGGATTCGGTAAAAACCTATGAAATGCCTCAGGTGTCTATTTTCCAGAAATCCTATGGGCTTTTCAATCATATACCCGGATCAGTGGGTTATCTGGATAAAAAAATAATAACCCGAATTCAGCCTCTTTCAGGAAATGAGGTATTCAGAAAAGTACCAGGTATTCATGTAGTTGATGAAGAAGGCCTGGGACTTCGCGCCAATATAGGTATCAGAGGCCTTGACCCTGACCGAAGCAGAAGCGTGCTGATTCTTGAAGATGGAGTACCTGTAGCGCTGAGTCCTTACGGTGAACCGGAAATGTATTATACTCCCGCCATTGACAGGATGCAGGGCATTGAAGTTCTGAAAGGCAGCGGGCAGATTCTGTTTGGCCCACAAACTATCGGTGGAGTCATCAACTATATCACCGCAGATCCGCCCGAATCGCATGCAGGAAGTGCATCCGTTACAGGAGGAGAAGGCGGATTGTTTCGCGGCCTGTTTAGCTACGGAAATACATCAGGTAACGCAGGCTTTAAGGTAAACTATCTTCGCAAACAGGCAGAAAACGTTGGCCCCACAGCTTTTCGGATTAACGACCTTTCAACCAAAATCAAACTCAAGTCGGGAAAATCTACACTTGGACTTAAACTGGGCTATTACGACGAAACCTCCAATTCTACCTATATCGGGCTGACTCAAACCATGTACGACAGAGGAGGAGAAGATTTTGTACAAATGGCACCTGATGACAAGCTGAATATCCGGCGGTATTCGGCCAGTCTGGCACATGATTACCGGATTAATACAAGGTTAAGTCTGAAAACCATCGCTTTCGGCTATACCACTACCCGCGACTGGCGAAGGCAGGATTTTTCGTCAAACCCACTGGCATCCAACCAAACAGGCGTCGTATGGGGTGATACGTCTGTGGCGGGAGGTGCGATCTATATGCGTGACCAAAACGGACACAGAAACCGGGCATTTGAAGTGGCAGGAACAGAATCACAACTTACGGCGACGTTCTCTACCGGCAGCATTCAACACAAACTGCAGACAGGAGCCAGATATATGTTTGAGAAAGCATTTGAACAAAGGGTCAATGGCCAGAAAAAAGATGCAGCTTCCGGCAAACTGGTCAGTGATGAAATACGAACCGGAAATGCCATCAGTGGCTATGCACAGGATAAAGTTTATCTGACAGATAATTTGTCGGCAACTGGCGGAGTAAGATTCGAATACTATGATTATACAAGGAATATTATTCGTTCAGCAGAAATCGATACCAGTATTATCGCAGAAAATACTATCAGCCAACTGATTCCCGGAATAGGCCTGAATTATCAGGCAGGGAATTTCATCACCATTTTTACAGGTATCCACAGAGGGTTTGCGCCACCAAGGGTAAAAGATGCTATTTCAGACAATGGCGTGGTTTACAATCTGGATCCAGAACAGAGCTGGAACAGTGAAGCGGGACTCCGGTTAAAAATTGACAATAGCTTTTTTGCAGAAGTCACCGGGTTTTATATGCAGTTTTCCAACCAGATTATCCCGGTTTCCGAATCTTCGGGAGGAACAGGAGCCGGACTGGTAAACGGAGGAGAAACCCGGCATATGGGAGTAGAAATGGCTTTTTCAGTAGATATTGCCCCATTACTGCATTTAAAAGACTATTACTTTGGATTAAATGCCAACATTACCCTGATGAATGCGACCTTCAGACAGGATCGTTTTATTCAGGCAGGAGCAGACAGAATAAATATTAATGGTAACCGCACGCCTTATTCTCCCAATATATTTATCACAACCGCGCTTTCCTTCGAATCACCGCATGGCTGGGGAATGAGTCTCAACGGCAACTATACCGGCGAACAATTTTCTGATGAGCTAAATACTATAATGGCTTCTCCAGACGGGAGAACAGGGGTTATCTCTGATTTTTACACGATTGACGGCACAATCTATTATTCACTTCCACGGATACCACTCGTGTTCAGAATCTCCGGAAAAAACCTTACAAACGAGCGATATATCGCATCACGTCGCCCGCAGGGGATACGGGTAGGATTGCCCCGGTACCTGTCAGGAGGTCTCGAAATTACCTTCTGA
- a CDS encoding DNA-3-methyladenine glycosylase I, producing MEKPKSYCEAVSRMEANSVHRVYHDSAYGFPLSSDNELFGRLILEINQAGLSWTTILNKQENFREAYAGYDIESIANFGEEDFFRLLNNPGIIRNRLKIQAAVTNAQSVLRLQQAFGSFKGWLDHHHPLEKQAWIKLFKKTFTFTGGEITNEFLMSTGYLPGAHVEDCPFFEESIRAGAMWAAKKN from the coding sequence ATGGAAAAACCTAAATCCTACTGCGAAGCAGTCAGTCGTATGGAAGCAAACAGTGTACATCGTGTATATCACGACTCGGCGTATGGGTTTCCGCTTTCCAGTGACAATGAATTATTTGGCAGACTGATACTTGAAATCAATCAGGCGGGCCTGTCGTGGACGACTATTTTAAACAAGCAGGAAAATTTCAGAGAAGCTTATGCCGGATACGACATTGAGTCGATTGCTAATTTTGGTGAGGAAGATTTTTTTCGCCTGCTTAATAATCCGGGAATCATCAGAAACCGCCTCAAAATCCAGGCTGCAGTTACCAATGCACAAAGCGTTCTCCGTTTGCAGCAGGCGTTTGGTTCATTTAAGGGCTGGCTCGACCATCATCATCCACTGGAAAAGCAGGCCTGGATAAAGTTGTTTAAGAAAACATTCACCTTTACAGGCGGAGAGATTACCAATGAATTTTTGATGAGTACGGGTTATCTGCCGGGAGCGCATGTCGAGGATTGCCCGTTTTTTGAGGAATCTATTCGCGCCGGTGCCATGTGGGCGGCGAAAAAGAATTGA
- a CDS encoding thioredoxin domain-containing protein: protein MNRKVSGISFLLLILLSASCNSQTQKNINKGKHPYTNQLINSTSPYLQQHAHNPVNWYPWGEEALNKAKNEDKLLIISIGYAACHWCHVMEHESFEDTAVARIMNENFVAIKVDREERPDIDQIYMNVAYLTTGKGGWPLNAIAMPDGKPVFAATYFPKDEWLRMLNHFIGLKKNEAEKLKSVSEQLTEGIQRLDYGDFIEKETEFTKENMAEVYKNLVNEIDFNQGGLNKAPKFPMPNIHQFLLRYYAQTGEADALKAVTTTLDKMAAGGIYDHLGGGFARYSTDAMWKVPHFEKMLYDNGQLVSLYSEAYQLTKNPLYKQIVEETLAFVEREMTDVSGAFYSSLDADSEGEEGKYYVWRMGEVDSLLVDDASSFLEYYNITRAGNWEGKNILYRRESSAEAAERLGFPEEAFDSLINHSRNVLLQVRKTRVRPGLDDKSLTAWNSLMLKGYTDAYRVFGNPEYLQRALANAAFLRKKQIQKDGRIYRSFKNGTSSVNGFADDYSFTIEAFVALYQVTFDEQWLFEADRLMKYALAHFYDEKGGMFYYTSGDDEKLITRSREITDNVIPASNSSLAKGLFLLGTYLYKQEYIDRARRMLTGVSENVAKQAPYFSNWGIVEIWFTWPPYEVAIVGDHAEAFRKEWETQYLPNVFLLGGKSEGKLELLENKKVEGATYIYVCQDKMCKFPVQAVPEAVKLLTW from the coding sequence ATGAACCGAAAAGTATCCGGCATCTCATTTCTTTTATTGATTTTACTCTCGGCTTCCTGCAACAGCCAGACACAGAAAAATATCAATAAGGGAAAACACCCCTACACCAATCAACTGATCAACAGTACCAGTCCGTATCTTCAACAGCATGCACATAACCCCGTCAACTGGTATCCATGGGGAGAAGAGGCGTTGAATAAAGCCAAAAATGAAGACAAACTACTGATCATCAGCATTGGTTACGCTGCCTGCCACTGGTGTCATGTGATGGAACATGAATCATTTGAAGATACTGCAGTGGCGCGGATCATGAATGAAAACTTTGTTGCGATCAAAGTCGATCGCGAGGAAAGGCCCGATATCGACCAGATATATATGAACGTGGCTTACCTCACCACCGGCAAAGGCGGCTGGCCACTCAATGCCATTGCTATGCCCGACGGGAAACCGGTATTTGCTGCTACCTATTTCCCTAAAGATGAATGGTTGCGTATGCTCAATCATTTTATCGGGCTGAAAAAAAATGAGGCTGAAAAACTGAAATCGGTATCAGAACAACTGACAGAAGGAATTCAGCGGCTGGATTATGGCGATTTTATTGAAAAAGAGACAGAATTTACCAAAGAAAATATGGCTGAAGTCTATAAAAATCTGGTGAACGAGATAGACTTCAATCAGGGCGGTTTAAACAAAGCACCCAAGTTTCCTATGCCAAACATTCACCAGTTTTTGCTGCGTTATTATGCACAGACTGGTGAAGCGGATGCGTTAAAAGCCGTTACCACGACGCTTGACAAGATGGCGGCGGGAGGCATTTACGATCATCTGGGCGGAGGTTTTGCCCGCTATTCGACAGATGCGATGTGGAAGGTTCCGCATTTTGAAAAAATGCTCTATGACAACGGCCAGCTTGTAAGTCTGTATTCGGAAGCCTATCAACTGACAAAAAATCCGCTCTATAAACAAATTGTGGAAGAGACGCTGGCATTTGTCGAAAGAGAGATGACCGATGTTTCCGGCGCATTTTATTCTTCTTTGGATGCCGACAGCGAAGGAGAGGAAGGGAAATATTATGTGTGGAGAATGGGAGAAGTTGATTCCCTGCTCGTAGATGATGCCAGCTCATTTCTCGAATATTACAATATCACAAGGGCAGGAAACTGGGAGGGAAAAAATATCCTTTACCGGAGAGAGTCGTCGGCAGAAGCAGCGGAGAGACTGGGATTTCCTGAAGAGGCGTTTGATTCGCTCATCAATCATTCGCGAAATGTGTTGCTGCAAGTGCGTAAGACAAGGGTGCGTCCCGGACTCGACGATAAGAGTCTTACTGCCTGGAATTCTCTGATGCTCAAGGGATATACAGACGCGTACCGCGTATTCGGAAATCCCGAATATCTTCAACGTGCGCTTGCAAATGCCGCATTTCTCCGGAAAAAACAAATCCAGAAGGATGGCCGCATTTACAGAAGTTTTAAGAACGGAACTTCTTCCGTGAATGGATTTGCGGATGATTACAGTTTTACCATTGAAGCATTTGTCGCCTTGTATCAGGTTACTTTTGACGAACAGTGGCTGTTTGAGGCTGACCGGCTGATGAAATATGCGCTGGCGCATTTTTATGATGAAAAGGGCGGAATGTTTTACTACACCTCTGGAGATGATGAAAAACTGATTACCCGTTCGAGAGAAATTACGGATAATGTTATTCCCGCATCCAATTCCTCTCTGGCAAAAGGTTTATTCCTCCTTGGCACGTATCTCTACAAACAGGAATATATTGACCGGGCCCGGCGGATGCTGACAGGTGTATCTGAAAATGTAGCCAAGCAGGCGCCCTATTTTTCTAACTGGGGAATTGTAGAGATCTGGTTTACCTGGCCGCCTTACGAAGTGGCGATTGTTGGTGATCATGCGGAGGCTTTCCGGAAGGAATGGGAAACACAATATCTTCCCAATGTATTTCTCCTGGGAGGAAAATCCGAAGGCAAACTCGAGTTGCTGGAAAATAAAAAGGTGGAGGGGGCTACCTATATCTATGTATGTCAGGATAAGATGTGCAAATTTCCGGTTCAGGCTGTACCCGAAGCCGTTAAACTATTGACCTGGTAA
- a CDS encoding antibiotic biosynthesis monooxygenase gives MIVTCVHIKVKPEHIQEFIAATLLNHQGSVNEPGNVRFDVHQDAGDPTKFLLYEVFEDEAAVAAHKETAHYFAWRDTVENWMAEPRKGIRYNLIAPQSPDLW, from the coding sequence ATGATCGTCACCTGCGTTCACATAAAAGTCAAACCTGAACATATTCAGGAATTTATAGCTGCCACGCTTCTCAATCACCAGGGTTCGGTCAATGAGCCGGGCAATGTCCGTTTTGATGTTCATCAGGATGCCGGCGACCCTACCAAATTCCTCCTTTATGAGGTCTTTGAGGATGAAGCCGCCGTCGCTGCGCATAAAGAAACGGCGCATTATTTTGCCTGGCGGGATACCGTCGAAAACTGGATGGCAGAGCCCAGAAAGGGCATCCGCTACAATCTGATTGCGCCCCAATCTCCGGATTTATGGTAA
- a CDS encoding TetR/AcrR family transcriptional regulator: MNTRDKILHCIYEDMKIFGFQGLRPDKAIEKLGLSKGAMYHYFNNKPEIGYLIVEEIIQPEYLAPFIPLLSYEGDPIDYIQQNIFLPMQNQATDHTLSLGSPVHNLVQEMAPLDEGFRTRLAIILDTARDIIADSIRRGQEKGTIVPDIDPKQIAGFIQTMIAGTQGMAQAFRNKNLFSASLEMTAQVLDGFRKKTE; this comes from the coding sequence ATGAATACCCGAGATAAAATTCTTCACTGCATATATGAAGATATGAAAATATTTGGCTTTCAGGGTTTGCGACCCGATAAAGCAATTGAAAAGCTGGGGCTCAGCAAAGGCGCCATGTACCATTATTTCAACAATAAGCCGGAGATCGGCTATCTGATTGTCGAGGAAATCATTCAGCCCGAATACCTTGCGCCATTTATACCCCTGCTTTCCTATGAAGGGGATCCCATAGACTATATTCAGCAAAATATATTCCTTCCCATGCAAAATCAGGCAACTGATCATACGCTGAGTCTCGGGTCGCCGGTTCATAATCTCGTACAGGAAATGGCGCCTTTAGACGAAGGTTTTCGCACCCGACTGGCGATTATTCTCGATACCGCCCGGGATATTATCGCAGACAGCATCCGCCGTGGCCAGGAAAAGGGAACCATTGTACCCGATATCGACCCCAAACAAATCGCCGGGTTTATCCAGACAATGATCGCCGGAACACAGGGAATGGCTCAGGCTTTCCGCAACAAAAACCTGTTTTCTGCCAGTCTTGAGATGACTGCTCAGGTCTTGGATGGCTTTCGAAAAAAAACAGAGTGA
- a CDS encoding transglycosylase domain-containing protein, which yields MEGNQQDLYSRYFPKKFSWGNKRTRIILLASIIPATLIIGFWILYFSVLLGFFGKLPDSQELAAIQNPVASEVFSADGPMLGKYFIENRTNVKYKDISPQLVEALIATEDARFYDHAGVDNRSMMRVLVKSVILRDKSAGGGSTITQQLAKNLYPRESFSILTMPVSKIREAVIARRLEKIYSKEEIITLYLNTVSFGESVYGIDVATERFFNTDPKNIKLEDAAVLIGMLKANTYYNPRRYPEKSQERRNVVLDQMVKYGYLSQAEADSLKQLPLKLDYNNITREDGLAPYFIQEAGQDLKKWFEDNPGPDGKIYNLYTDGLKIYTTIDSKLQRYAEKAVKQHMKKLQETFDQHWKNRKLWDEKDSGIVRAMKQSDRYKSLKAAGMSEEQIMANFHQPVKMKIWTWDKEEEREMTPMDSILYYQSFLQAGFMAMEPKTGYIKAWVGGYNHQKFKYDHVTSQRQVGSTFKPIVYAAAIENGFDPCEYIPNEKVSYGTYKNWSPGNSDGKYGGFYSMKGGLTNSVNTVSAAIIMKLGVNKAVDFAENFRFSRELPEDPTLVLGTADLSLMDMVGAYSAFANQGKKALPVYISRIEDSEGNIIAEFPLQKPDNFRVMSEMTAGIMTQMLISVVDSGTARRIHSSYNLTSQIGGKTGTTQDQTDGWFIGITPSIVAGAWVGGEDRKVRFRSTSLGQGSATALPIYGLFMQQYYADSRYKKTKSDEFPSPGLSAMQSMDCRLYSETDPANSPPDLLELIKMLRKRQEEKKEWQDSLQEDRLREKLDRRRERKDKWDQIFNRRN from the coding sequence ATGGAAGGCAACCAGCAGGACTTGTATAGCAGATATTTTCCGAAAAAATTTTCATGGGGAAACAAACGAACACGTATCATCCTTCTGGCTTCGATCATACCGGCAACCCTGATTATTGGTTTCTGGATTCTCTATTTTTCGGTTTTGCTGGGCTTTTTTGGAAAATTGCCTGACTCTCAGGAACTCGCAGCTATCCAAAATCCTGTCGCCTCGGAGGTGTTTTCCGCAGATGGGCCGATGCTGGGAAAATATTTTATTGAAAACCGTACAAATGTCAAGTATAAAGATATTTCCCCACAACTGGTTGAGGCGCTGATTGCCACCGAAGATGCCCGTTTTTACGACCATGCCGGCGTTGACAACCGGAGTATGATGCGGGTTTTGGTTAAATCTGTTATTCTTCGCGACAAAAGTGCCGGAGGGGGAAGTACGATCACTCAACAGTTGGCCAAAAACCTCTACCCGAGGGAAAGTTTTTCTATCCTGACTATGCCTGTCAGCAAAATACGTGAGGCAGTCATCGCCCGCAGGCTGGAAAAAATCTATTCGAAAGAAGAAATCATTACCCTATACCTCAATACGGTCTCTTTTGGGGAAAGCGTGTATGGCATAGATGTCGCTACAGAGCGATTTTTTAACACCGACCCTAAAAATATCAAACTCGAAGACGCTGCCGTACTGATTGGTATGTTGAAGGCAAATACATATTACAACCCACGCCGCTACCCCGAAAAGTCTCAGGAAAGGCGAAATGTTGTATTGGATCAAATGGTGAAGTACGGTTATCTTTCTCAGGCGGAGGCAGATTCTCTCAAACAACTCCCGCTCAAACTTGACTACAACAATATCACCAGAGAGGACGGGCTCGCGCCTTATTTTATACAGGAAGCCGGACAAGATCTTAAAAAATGGTTTGAAGATAACCCCGGTCCTGACGGAAAAATTTATAACCTGTACACCGACGGTTTAAAAATCTATACAACCATTGATTCCAAGCTCCAGAGATATGCTGAAAAAGCGGTCAAACAGCATATGAAAAAGCTTCAGGAGACTTTCGACCAGCACTGGAAAAACCGCAAATTGTGGGATGAAAAAGACTCGGGCATTGTACGTGCGATGAAACAATCTGACCGCTACAAATCGCTCAAGGCTGCGGGAATGTCGGAGGAGCAAATTATGGCCAATTTTCACCAGCCGGTCAAAATGAAAATCTGGACCTGGGACAAAGAAGAAGAAAGGGAAATGACACCCATGGATTCGATCCTCTACTATCAGTCTTTTCTTCAGGCGGGATTTATGGCGATGGAACCCAAAACCGGTTATATCAAAGCATGGGTAGGGGGATACAATCACCAAAAATTTAAATACGACCACGTCACTTCCCAGCGGCAGGTAGGTTCAACCTTTAAACCGATTGTTTACGCAGCCGCAATTGAAAATGGTTTTGATCCCTGCGAATATATTCCCAACGAGAAGGTCTCTTATGGCACGTATAAAAACTGGTCGCCGGGAAACTCCGACGGCAAATATGGCGGGTTTTACTCCATGAAAGGCGGGCTGACCAATTCTGTGAATACTGTCTCTGCCGCTATCATCATGAAGCTGGGCGTAAACAAGGCCGTCGATTTTGCAGAGAATTTCCGTTTTTCCAGAGAATTGCCGGAAGATCCGACACTAGTGTTGGGAACGGCCGATCTCAGCCTGATGGACATGGTGGGGGCTTATTCTGCTTTTGCGAATCAGGGCAAAAAGGCTTTACCTGTTTATATCAGCCGGATAGAAGACAGCGAAGGAAATATCATTGCGGAGTTTCCGCTTCAGAAGCCTGACAACTTCCGTGTCATGAGTGAAATGACCGCAGGTATCATGACCCAAATGCTGATATCCGTTGTTGACAGTGGTACGGCCAGGCGCATTCATTCCAGTTATAATCTTACCAGCCAGATCGGCGGGAAAACAGGCACAACACAGGACCAGACAGACGGATGGTTTATTGGAATAACCCCCTCCATAGTTGCCGGCGCATGGGTTGGGGGAGAAGATCGCAAAGTGCGGTTTCGTTCGACAAGCCTTGGACAAGGTTCAGCAACTGCATTGCCGATATACGGCCTGTTTATGCAGCAGTACTATGCAGACAGCAGATACAAGAAAACCAAATCTGATGAGTTCCCGTCGCCAGGACTTTCCGCCATGCAATCCATGGATTGTAGATTGTACTCAGAGACCGATCCTGCAAATTCGCCACCAGACCTGCTTGAATTGATCAAGATGCTTCGCAAACGTCAGGAAGAGAAGAAAGAGTGGCAGGATTCATTACAGGAGGACCGGCTCCGCGAAAAGCTCGACAGGAGGCGCGAACGAAAAGACAAATGGGATCAAATATTCAATCGCAGAAATTAG
- a CDS encoding iron-containing alcohol dehydrogenase, producing the protein MVTSFAFTPPPGIVFGLRTIARLPDLVAAYGQNALFLTGAKSFVHTAEWQDIQEKLAKRKIRLLHEIIASEPSPEMIDSCVEKFRSEKPDVVVAIGGGSVLDAGKAVSAMLAESGSVTDYLEGVGTKNPSGVKVPFIAVPTTSGTGSEATKNAVISKVGKDGFKKSLRHDRYVPDIALIDPELTISCSPEQTAYSGLDAFTQLLESYVSTKATPMTDALALDGLRQIQLSLIPAWKNGADRDARSGMSYAALLSGITLANAGLGLVHGFAGVMGGWYPIPHGVICGTLMGAVNQVSGTKILTDSQYAETKKRYATVGRIFSDDEGNKADSYYVALLLEEISNRVEEMGIPRLSALGLKEADMRKIAEASDLKNHPVSLNKEEMEAVLRLRL; encoded by the coding sequence ATGGTAACTTCTTTTGCGTTTACTCCGCCTCCGGGGATTGTTTTCGGATTGCGAACCATTGCCCGTTTGCCTGATCTTGTTGCGGCATATGGGCAAAATGCGCTATTTCTGACCGGAGCGAAATCTTTTGTTCATACCGCTGAATGGCAGGATATCCAAGAGAAACTGGCGAAGCGGAAAATTCGCTTGTTGCATGAAATCATAGCGAGTGAGCCGTCTCCCGAAATGATTGACAGTTGTGTGGAGAAATTCCGCAGCGAAAAACCGGATGTGGTAGTTGCCATCGGTGGCGGAAGTGTGCTGGACGCCGGAAAAGCTGTTTCTGCTATGCTAGCCGAATCTGGTTCTGTTACTGATTATCTTGAAGGGGTAGGAACAAAAAATCCTTCGGGTGTAAAAGTTCCATTTATCGCAGTGCCTACCACTTCCGGGACAGGAAGCGAAGCGACAAAAAATGCGGTGATCTCCAAAGTCGGAAAAGATGGTTTCAAAAAATCGCTTCGGCACGACCGTTATGTTCCAGATATAGCGCTGATTGATCCTGAGTTGACGATCTCCTGTTCGCCCGAACAGACGGCTTACAGCGGACTCGACGCATTTACCCAACTGCTGGAATCGTACGTTTCTACCAAAGCCACTCCAATGACAGATGCCCTTGCACTGGATGGATTGCGGCAGATTCAGCTTTCTCTGATTCCTGCGTGGAAAAACGGGGCCGATCGGGATGCGCGTTCTGGTATGTCGTATGCAGCACTGTTGTCGGGAATTACCCTCGCGAATGCAGGGCTGGGTTTGGTTCATGGATTTGCAGGGGTGATGGGTGGATGGTATCCTATTCCCCATGGGGTGATTTGCGGAACCCTGATGGGAGCAGTAAATCAGGTGTCAGGCACCAAAATTTTAACAGACAGTCAGTACGCGGAGACAAAGAAAAGATACGCCACTGTCGGACGAATTTTCTCAGATGACGAGGGAAACAAAGCGGACAGCTATTATGTCGCCTTGCTTTTGGAAGAGATCAGTAACCGGGTGGAAGAAATGGGTATACCCCGGCTAAGTGCTCTGGGGTTGAAAGAAGCCGATATGCGAAAAATTGCCGAAGCTTCAGATTTGAAAAACCACCCTGTGTCGCTCAATAAAGAAGAAATGGAAGCCGTACTGAGGTTGCGACTGTAA
- the recO gene encoding DNA repair protein RecO, whose translation MILKTEGIVLRTMRYQEHNLITTLYTREHGIRSFLISGFRSARSKGKHSYFQPLSIIDIIFFYRENRDLHKITESKVSHLLLEAQTDPVKLSLGLAIIEIFFDTVKEEEQNEEMYEFLRQVIVMLDVSEKRLIQLFIYFLLHLTRFLGFFPNDESDGMDRVKFLPREGVFLPDQAANDEVAQMLRKFIYSTLDPLPAEESCQHIIFSSQTKKNIIKTLFEYYRLHIEGFKYPQTMKVFAELFGD comes from the coding sequence GTGATACTGAAAACCGAAGGCATCGTATTGCGCACCATGCGCTATCAGGAACACAACCTGATCACCACACTTTATACCCGTGAGCACGGGATACGGAGTTTCCTGATTTCAGGCTTTCGGTCTGCCCGCTCAAAAGGAAAACATAGCTATTTTCAGCCGCTTTCCATTATTGATATTATTTTCTTTTACAGGGAAAACCGCGACCTGCACAAAATCACGGAGAGTAAAGTCAGCCATCTGCTCCTCGAAGCTCAAACCGATCCGGTCAAACTTTCGCTCGGACTCGCCATTATCGAAATCTTTTTTGATACAGTCAAAGAGGAAGAGCAAAACGAGGAAATGTACGAATTCCTCCGGCAGGTCATCGTGATGCTGGATGTCTCGGAGAAAAGGTTGATTCAGCTATTTATTTATTTTCTGCTTCACCTCACGCGATTTTTGGGATTTTTTCCCAATGACGAAAGTGATGGGATGGACAGAGTAAAATTTCTTCCCCGCGAGGGAGTTTTTCTTCCCGATCAAGCAGCAAACGATGAAGTCGCACAAATGCTGCGAAAGTTTATCTATTCCACATTAGATCCTCTGCCTGCGGAGGAATCATGCCAGCACATCATTTTTTCCTCCCAAACAAAAAAAAATATCATCAAAACCTTGTTTGAATACTACCGCCTCCACATCGAAGGGTTTAAGTATCCTCAGACCATGAAGGTTTTTGCAGAGTTGTTTGGCGACTGA